The Vespa crabro unplaced genomic scaffold, iyVesCrab1.2, whole genome shotgun sequence DNA window ataaaaataaaaatgatcaagagaattataaagattagaacgataataataataatattaataaccataataacgattataatgatattatcaataataatagatgttataataacaatattaacaatgatgaagacaataacgataataaccataataataatagtaataagaacaataataacaataataacgacaaaacgatattagcgataataataataacgataataacgataatatcgataataataataataataataacaaaagtaacgataataacgatattaacaataataataataacgataataacgataatagtaataacaataatatctatagtaagcataataacgataatgacggtagtaataataataataataacaataataactataataacaataataactataataatattaataacaataagaacgatatcagcgataataacgatactaataataataatgttaatgaaaattaggataataactgtcaacgttaataatattaacagaaataaagatgaaaatgataataacgataatagtaataataataataatattaataacggtaatatcgataataaaaataatagcgataataataataaagataatgacgattataatattaataataataacgatattaacgataatttcgataataacgataataataaaaacgataatttttttttaaggtctGAGGATGCCAAACTTTATGCACTGACCCAGGTGCACTAGAGGAACCCTTTACCTTTTGGGTCCCCCGTTGAATTCCCTGGAGTGTCGGGCTAACCGTTGGAATAGGCATTACCTACTAATCTCATATCCATCCCATTGGCATAGTGATACCACCCGGCACCGTAATGTGATATTAATTCATGATGGCGCCACTTCATCATGTCCAATTAAATAGGACTCCCACAATTTGGCTCTACGTGGCAGGAACTTGGTGCAACGTTGATGGCACGTCTATGGGCATCCcatatccttcttctttttacgtaaGATTGCCCTCACGTAGCAGGCATCTCTGTTCCACTCCTTCTgccctcgcagcattttctTGACAATGTTGTCCGGCGAGATATCACCGAGCTCCTGCTACAAGGCAAATAGTTCGATGTTCCACCGTGCACAAATGAAGAACCTGTGGTGGGCGTCGTCGAAGGTTGAGTCGCCATAGGGACATTTGCCGTCAGAaaccttcctcatttttgCAGGGTAGGTGCAGAACAGACTATGCCCTATCAATAATTGGGTGGGAAGATGTCGACCTCCCCCGCCTACCGATTTAGCAGGTGTCCAGCCGACAGACGAGTCGGACCGTCCACCTGCCCCTAGACTCCCGTTCCCATTTTCTTTGCCAGGTCTCGATGCTGGTAGACCTGGAGAGCCATGATACCTCCTCCTTACCCAAAGCGGACCTTTGCTGGTGGAGAAATGTCTCTCCTGGGCTAGTAGATCTATCGGGAATACTCCCGCGACCACTAGCACCGCGGGCTCAGAGACCGTGCAGTAGGAGCAAGCGATTCGGAGAGCGCCCTTCCTCTGTACTGCGGATCTGCGCTTGCGAAAATTATCTTTTCGCAGCGCCTCCGCCCATATTTATGCGCCGTACAGTATCACTGCTTCGACGGCACGCATCCGTATTCGCCTAATGCACGGCCGGGGGCCGTTGACATTGGCCATAAGTGTGCCCAGCGTGGCTACAACTTTTGCCGCCTTGTCAGCCGCCCTTATTATATGCTCTCCGTAATTCAGTTTGTAATCGAGCATTACTCCAATGTACCTGACAGACGGCTTTGCCTGGACCGTCGCGTCTCCTACTGTGAAATTGTGCAAGGTGTTGATGCCCGTCTGCGTTAGTAGCACGATCTCTCTTTTGTGGGCTGCTAAGGATAGCCCATGCTCTTCCatccaggagatgactctgcgcatgacCTAGTTGAGCAGCAGCTGTGCCCCCTCCGTGTCTCTTACAGTTATGACAACTGCAATGTCGTCTGCGTACCCAACCAAGAAAGCGCCTTCAAGGACTGCCATATGGAAAATACCatcgttgaaaatattccagatatccTGTCCTAGTATGGAGCCCTGAGCTGCCCCCGATGTCAACTCCAAGCTTTTTGGATTGTagtattgtattctaggaaGCGCTCGTTCAGATAATCCTCGAGTATTCGAAGTATGTACCCCGGaactctgaaattacgttccagcgcttccattgccaagtcccacctgatggagttgaaggcatttctctaaggtggccagcagacacaaaTGGCGGGAATGGTGATTCCCGCGGTCAGTCATTTTTGCGGCCATGACAACCTTCTGAAATGCGTGGATGGTGAAGAGGCAggatcgaaatccatactgGCAGGCAGCAAGATCCCCCGCTGACCTCACGGGTGCGTGCAGCCGTGGCCTAAGTAGCTTCTCCAGGAGCTTGCCAGCCTCATCGAGCATACATATAGGCTTGTATGACGAAGCAGCCTCTGCTGGACCCTTGCCCTTGATGATCAGCACAAACTtcgctttcttccacggggcCGAGAAGATGCCCTCCCGGAGGCACGTGTTGTACACGTTTAGCAATAGCTCAGGGTGACTCTGCGAGACGGGTTTAATTACTTCCGCTGGAAGTCCGTCAGGAACTGGAGCTCTCTGGTTCCGCATAGAAGATGCGGCGCTGAATAGCTTTTCGTGCATAAATTGTGGCGCATCTGTTATGCCAGGCGTAGCCATGCTAATCTTTCTCTTCGCCTGTGAGCGGAATACAGTATGCACGATGTATTCCAACGTCCTTGCGTCCTTAGGGATTCCTTGCTATTGAGTTCCCAGCTTGCGAGTGACGATCTGATACCCTAATATTCACGGATTCTTATCGACTTCCAGGCACAGCTACTTCCATCGCCGTCGTTACTAGCCATGATTGCCCACTTAAAAGCTTTTTGGCCGCTTGATACTCTGCAGCAAAGGGAGCAGCTTCGAGTTCGCGTCTCTTCGCTCTTTGTGCCAAACGGCGAAGCCTTAAGcacttcttacgaagatctgcgATATCGTTCGTCCATCAGTATGCAGGATGCCTCTGCCGTTTCGTGGTCTTCTTTGGCACCACTATCGCgcaagccttttggatgagcTGCATAATTGCTGCAGTAATCATCCTGGTTTGTGCAGGTGGCGATAGACTCACGGAATCAATTTGAAAGGATCTCCAACCTTCTTCTATGACGGAAAACAGTCTCTCTTAATCGATTCTTGCAATGTTCCAACGGAGAGGTCTTTCTACACTTGTCTCCTTTCGTGTACATCGAATAGGATGTACTGATGGTCGCTTCTGGTATAATCCTCAATTACCCGCCAGCTTGTGACTCTTGCCACAAGTTGTTCGATGGCTAGAGAGTTGTCCAGGATCGTCTCTCTGTAGCCAGGCATACAGAAGGTTGGTGTAGAGTCTGTGTTGAGTATTGAGAGCTCTAGTCTCGACGCCAACTTCATGATTCGACTTCCGCTGGAGTCCGGCCTGGCCTCCCCAATTCGAGAGCTTTGGCATTGATGTCTCCAACCACAATGAAATCCTATTGCATTTTTCGCAGcgcgtcttccagatcgtccaATTTGCTCTGGAAGACGTCTATCCGGTCGTTCAGGGTGAGATATACTCTGACATAAGTCGTAGAGTTGTGTCTCACCCAAACGTATCCACATCCATATCCTTGATCCGACACATGTATATGTCGGGGATCTGGGATCCAGATGGCCACAGTGCCCAATTCGTTTGCGTACCATCCAATCCTGCTCTGTCCTGGTACTGTTcgctgattaaaacgatatcagcTTGTTTCTCTGAGTTAGAAAGTGGTGCACCGTTCTACTCCTACGAAGATTACCCTGAAGTACCCTCATCCTGTTTTCCTCTTGTTGGCTGTTGCATGGGCCTCCTGGAAAGCTTTGCAGGCCCTTGATACCGCAAGGAGCTTCATAAGTTCATCAACGCTATTGAAGCACACAAAGCAAGTAGGCTCGCTGACCTTGCAGTCTTTGATCTTGTGCCCCGTGCCGCCGCAGTTATCTCAAATCTTACTGCCATCAGTGCACTTGCACGAGGTTCTATAGTGACCATAGTCGAGACAGCGGTAGCATCGCCTCACTTCTACTCTTCGCTTGACCCTTCAGCTGACGAAACCGACCAACACTCGGCCGACATTTAAAAACTTCGcagctgcttcctcttctaATCTGACGATGGCCAGACGttgttgtctcgcgttggggATCGACAATTTAACCTTTAATTTCCCCGCGTTGTATGGCAGGGTCCTCTTTATGACCTCCTCGACTTCCATCACCGATGTGCagcaatcgcagtcccgtatcTCCAGCGTAGATCTAGGGTCCAGTTCCGTGATGCTGCTCGTTTCTCCTACTTCATTCCTCAGGGTTTCTGCGAATAAGGTCTTGATATGCGTAGTGGTCTTCTTAAGTTCGAGGAGAATCCCTCCAGTTCTGGTCTGCCGGTCCGATCTAACCTATACCCCTGTGCCGCTGGTCTTGAAACGCTGATGGATGCTCCGACTACGTCTGCGTAAGATTTGCCTTGCGCAGGTTTCAGGAGATCAGCGTCCGgccttgttttctttctcggcCTGTCCTCCGATTTGCTCGGCTTCTATTTCACCTGCTGTGGGTGTTTCGTCGCCTTCTTCGCTGGATTCtcgttatcttttctcttcttcttgacCACCGTCAACTTGGTGGcttcggtcgtcgtcgtctcttgcCTCGGTCTTTTGAGGCTTTCTTCAGGCAACTGCGGCGGATTTGTGGCTACTCTCTTAATTGTGCCGACATCAGTTGTAGAATTTGTCCAAGGGTTCTGAGAAACTCGGGCTAGGGTCCTCGCTCCCTTATTGAACTTTTTTCgagatttaaaaatgaacTCGAGACTCTCTATGACGTCCTCCAGGTCTGGGAGACCTTGCTTAATCGTGTTGTTAACGTTTGGCTACGTAGTAATAGCTGCCTTCATTATGCCAAGGAGATCTTTCGCTTGCGCGAGTTTCTCACCATCTCCATCTTGTGGTGTCCCTTTGCAGGCTTGATTGGTAACGACAGGCCGGAGATCCCCGTACTATCAACGACACTGGCAATCTATTGCCGCTCCTCCAAGTGTCTTTCCTCATATCTTTCCCTTCCAGGCGCAGTAGACACACAGCAGGCCAGTTCGCCTACCTGTGGTGCTCTTCCTGATGTAATATCCAGATCTGGTGCCAGGATGTCTAACCCAAGTTCATGGCAGTTGCTGGATGACTACGGCGGGTGGCCTACTCTAACACCACATGACATCGCCGTGGCGTGAGTGTCACTCCCACGCCCACTAATAACTATTTCTGTACTATCcatcataagaaatataatcattGGGAGGCAAGATCACCaaagtaaaggaaaggaatGAAAGGACGCTTGAGAGTGACAGCAAGAATAGaggaagatataaaagaaaaacaaaggagTATCAGCCGTACAAGGACATTCAAAAACCATTCACAAAGTCCTTTTAGTCGTCTCCAAAGGCAAGCAGGGAGTACTCTGGGAGATCTCTACTTCCCCACACTCACAGTGGGtaataattagtataaaaacgataatagcattaataataatgacgataatatcgtcaataactataataataataataataataacgataataccaataatacagataatgacgataataacgataatcataatgacaatattaacgataacaactataataacgaaaataaatattattacaatattaacgataataacgataataacgataataataataaaagtataaatgataattacgttaataattaaaataataatagctataataaggataaaaacgataataatgttaataatagtaataaaaataataacgataataactataatgacgataataatagtaataattctgacgataataataataatagtgataacgattataacgaaaattgcgataatgacgataataataataacgataataacgttaataacggtaataaagataataaagataataataataataagaataatatcaataatatcgataataatgataaaaacgataataacgataaatacaataataacgaaaataataatatcaataataataatattaataacaaaataaagataataaagataataatgataataataataacgataataacgacaataattataatattaatagcgataataacgataataacgaagataataattaaaataataacggtatcaattataataacattactaaaaataataataataacgaaagaaaggataataacggtgaatatgaaattaataataacaataataatgataataacattaataacgataataacaataacattaataacgataacatggatatcaacgataataacgataaaaaagatattaataataattataaaaaagataataacgatattaacaaaaatagaaataataatcataataacaataatagcaataataacgataatatcgttaatattaataagagtattaatgataatatcgataataataataacaaaaataatgataatatcgataataagaataacaatattaaccctaataacgataagaaagataataacggtaagaacgataataataataataataatacaacaataataacgataattacgataattacgacaataataataactacaataacgataatatcgataataataataagaatattaacgataatatcaataataataataatacttataataataacaataataacgataaaaaaataaataacgaaaataacgataaaataatgataataataatgacaataacgacgataataccaataatattaatatcgataatgacgttaataataataataataacgataataacgataattacgttaataccgaaaagaataggaacgataatgaaggtaataataatattaattacgaatataacgatatttacgataatatttataataataattaataagataacagcgatattaacgataaatcgatattaataataacgatacaaaggATACTAACGGtgaaaacgattatattaataacaataataacgataataaggaaaataagaataacgataaggacggtaataataataataataaaaataataacgataattacgataataatgtcaacaataataaggataataaatataatagtagtaataatattaacgataataacaatatttacgatagtaataatattaataataatgatagcaacgaaatttacgattaaatcgatattaataattacaataaaaacgatataactacattaatggtaattacgataaaacgttaataataatagtaataataacgataataaagttaataacgacaataataataataataataataataataataacgataataataataacgataatgagggtaataataataataataacgattatattcacaattacgataataacgataataataataactataataacgatattaacgataataataataaaaattataacaaaataaaataataataataatataaattatagcgatattaacgataataacggcattaataataacgaaagttaggataataacgatgacaataataaaaatgaaatcaataataacggtaatatcgataataataataacgataataacgataataatgttcataagggtaataataataatagtattaacaactataacgataataacgattatatagatggtaataaaaataataataacaataataaaattaataacagtaagcagtaataaggataatcatgatgacaataataaagttaataacgataagtattataatgccgttaataataataataataataataataacaattattacggtaataaagttaataattataacaataatatcgatgatatcggtaataacaacaataataatacccataataactataattccgatgataacaataatagtaactataataataacaacaataacgataattactttaaaaataataaaattaataataataattacgatcataaagataaaaataattacgaataatatagatgacaaaaataatattaataataataataataataacaatgataataaaaataatg harbors:
- the LOC124432623 gene encoding uncharacterized protein LOC124432623, which encodes MRRVISWMEEHGLSLAAHKREIVLLTQTGINTLHNFTVGDATVQAKPSVRYIGVMLDYKLNYGEHIIRAADKAAKVVATLGTLMANVNGPRPCIRRIRMRAVEAVILSAVQRKGALRIACSYCTVSEPAVLVVAGVFPIDLLAQERHFSTSKGPLWVRRRYHGSPGLPASRPGKENGNGSLGAGGRSDSSVGWTPAKSVGGGGRHLPTQLLIGHSLFCTYPAKMRKVSDGKCPYGDSTFDDAHHRFFICARWNIELFAL